A window from Triticum aestivum cultivar Chinese Spring chromosome 6D, IWGSC CS RefSeq v2.1, whole genome shotgun sequence encodes these proteins:
- the LOC123143664 gene encoding E3 ubiquitin-protein ligase SINA-like 10, with product MELSMVSMDLTLLHCPLCLRPLKPPVYECKGGHLACADCRIERPRNQWQCLKCERGGGFDVRNTAVDAVLSSVRVECPHEGCGLYVTYHKLADHQSVCPLAPCKCPVPVCGYQGPPPALSHHISTVHPMPVHRIQYDKVLQLQVPLSEPRLLLFAEEDGCAFFLVGSVLDIGVPIAMSVICVRAGSSPLPHYVAKLWANGPPGEPKGRTDAVKVEMEVTSSKDPGGVAVHELTFFTVPPKLLAGAKLVSLHIQIDKLTS from the exons atggagctctctatggtctcgatggacctcaccttgctccactgccccttgtgcctccgccccttgaagcctccagtgtatgag tgcaagggagggcacctggcctgcgcggactgccgcatcgagcgccccaggaaccagtggcagtgcctgaagtgcgagcgtggcggtggcttcgacgtgcggaacacggcggtggacgccgtcctctcctcggtgagggtggagtgcccgcacgaaggctgtgggctctacgtcacttaccacaagctcgccgatcaccagagcgtgtgtccgctcgcgccctgcaaatgccccgtgccggTCTGCGGCTAccaaggcccgccgccggcgctctcccaccacatcagcaccgtgcatcccatgcccgtgcataggatccagtacgacaaggtgctccagctgcaagtgccactgtcggagccacggctcttgctgttcgcggaggaggacggctgcgcgtttttcttggtcggcagcGTGCTTGACATCGGCGTGCCTATCGCCATGTCGGTCATCTGCGTCAGAGCGGGGTCATCCCCACTTCCGCACTATGtagccaagctgtgggcgaacggcccgccgggggagcccaaaggcaggaccgacgccgtcaaggtggaaatggaggtaacaagcagcaaggatcccggcggcGTCGCCGTGcacgagctgaccttcttcacagttccgcccaagctgctggccggggctaagctggtgtccctccatattcagattgacaagctcacgtcctaa